In the genome of Saccharomonospora viridis DSM 43017, one region contains:
- a CDS encoding PadR family transcriptional regulator, with amino-acid sequence MSDLNATAAALLGLLHDGPATGGQLVAAAEERFGTFFSVTRSQVYRELPALHKEGYVRLGKQGPRSSQQYVLTAAGKKAFKAWLMSPSSPDHLRSPLILRIVNSGVLTPKQRANLFATARETYKAELDEARAAVKAATDPVEKAVAEFGQAHARAALKLLDTVSSD; translated from the coding sequence GTGTCCGATTTGAACGCAACTGCCGCAGCATTACTAGGTTTGCTCCACGATGGTCCCGCGACCGGTGGTCAGCTCGTCGCGGCGGCTGAGGAACGATTCGGCACGTTCTTCAGCGTCACGAGGAGCCAGGTCTACCGGGAGCTCCCAGCGCTGCACAAGGAAGGGTATGTGCGGCTCGGGAAGCAGGGGCCCCGATCCAGCCAGCAATATGTCCTCACAGCAGCGGGGAAGAAGGCCTTCAAGGCCTGGCTGATGAGCCCGTCCTCGCCTGACCACCTGCGGAGTCCGCTGATTCTCAGGATCGTGAACTCCGGTGTGCTCACGCCGAAGCAGCGCGCCAACCTGTTCGCCACCGCCAGGGAGACCTACAAGGCGGAATTGGACGAGGCGCGGGCCGCGGTGAAGGCCGCGACCGATCCGGTGGAGAAGGCGGTCGCCGAGTTCGGTCAAGCACATGCCAGGGCCGCGCTGAAGCTGCTGGACACCGTGTCGTCGGACTGA
- a CDS encoding MauE/DoxX family redox-associated membrane protein, whose product MLPSRGRLLDGIGLVARLGLAAVWLISGGIKFADPGQTYLAVQAYEILPEGLVGIVATALPLVEIVLGLLVLLGAATRITAVVSAVVLVGFIAAVAQSWARGLTIDCGCFGGGGQVEPGQTAYPQEIATDVGFLALAAWLIIRPSTPFSADGWLRRGRTTEATEENDNTRKDASGRSGTDGEETTPATVGGEE is encoded by the coding sequence GTGCTCCCCTCACGTGGACGGTTACTCGACGGCATCGGACTGGTGGCCAGGCTCGGGCTGGCCGCTGTCTGGTTGATCTCGGGCGGCATCAAGTTCGCCGATCCGGGCCAGACCTACTTGGCGGTGCAAGCCTACGAGATCCTGCCCGAAGGCCTGGTCGGCATCGTGGCCACCGCGTTGCCGTTGGTCGAGATCGTGTTGGGGCTGCTGGTGCTGCTGGGCGCGGCCACGCGGATCACGGCCGTGGTGTCGGCGGTGGTGCTGGTGGGGTTCATCGCCGCGGTGGCGCAGTCGTGGGCGCGGGGCCTGACGATCGACTGCGGCTGTTTCGGCGGCGGAGGACAGGTGGAGCCGGGCCAGACGGCGTATCCGCAGGAGATCGCGACGGACGTCGGCTTCCTGGCGTTGGCGGCGTGGCTGATCATCAGGCCGAGCACACCGTTTTCGGCGGATGGGTGGCTGCGACGCGGTCGCACGACCGAGGCCACCGAGGAGAACGACAACACGAGAAAGGACGCCAGTGGGCGGAGCGGAACGGACGGCGAAGAAACGACGCCGGCAACAGTTGGCGGCGAAGAGTGA
- a CDS encoding DsbA family protein: MGGAERTAKKRRRQQLAAKSEGAKAVAKARGGGDTKRIAVIVGVVVLVLAVVTGGLIWTNASKNATEGQTIPTESVQADFPERRDGAVVVLGEEDAPATIDVYADFLCPACAMFEQQYGEQIKKKVEQGQLTVRQHMLPMLTKQSDPPGYSLDAANAALLAADEGKFIEFHDSLFAHQPEEGKRGYDKEQLIQLGRDLGITSDAFADGVRQGKYDDLLQQEMDRVTKDTSLHRDFGGGQRGFGTPTVVANGELVDLSDPAWLDKVVSS, encoded by the coding sequence GTGGGCGGAGCGGAACGGACGGCGAAGAAACGACGCCGGCAACAGTTGGCGGCGAAGAGTGAGGGGGCCAAGGCGGTCGCCAAAGCTCGGGGAGGCGGCGACACCAAGCGCATCGCCGTGATCGTCGGTGTGGTGGTGTTGGTGCTGGCGGTCGTGACCGGCGGTCTCATTTGGACCAACGCGTCCAAGAACGCCACCGAGGGGCAGACGATCCCCACCGAGTCGGTGCAGGCCGACTTCCCCGAGCGTCGGGACGGGGCCGTCGTGGTGCTCGGGGAGGAGGACGCTCCCGCCACGATCGACGTCTACGCCGACTTCCTGTGCCCCGCGTGCGCGATGTTCGAGCAACAGTACGGGGAGCAGATCAAAAAGAAGGTCGAGCAGGGCCAGCTGACGGTGCGGCAGCACATGCTGCCGATGTTGACGAAGCAGTCCGACCCGCCCGGCTACTCGCTGGACGCGGCCAACGCGGCGCTGCTCGCGGCCGACGAGGGCAAGTTCATCGAGTTCCACGACAGTCTGTTCGCCCACCAGCCCGAGGAGGGCAAGCGCGGCTACGACAAGGAACAGCTCATCCAACTCGGCCGTGACCTGGGCATCACCAGTGACGCCTTCGCGGACGGGGTGCGCCAAGGCAAGTACGACGACCTGTTGCAGCAGGAGATGGACCGGGTCACCAAGGACACCAGCCTGCACCGGGATTTCGGCGGGGGACAGCGGGGCTTCGGCACACCCACGGTGGTCGCGAACGGTGAGCTCGTGGACCTGAGTGACCCCGCCTGGCTCGACAAGGTCGTGTCGTCGTAG
- the smpB gene encoding SsrA-binding protein SmpB: MAKENGRKVIVSNRRARHDYTIVDTYEAGVALVGTEVKSLRAGKASLADSFATVDDGEVFLRGLHIPEYSHGTWTNHEPRRTRKLLLHRREIEKLIGKTKESGYSLIPLSLYFKDGKVKVELALGKGRKAYDKRQAIAKRDAQREMARAMGRAAKGKYRR; this comes from the coding sequence ATGGCGAAGGAAAACGGTCGCAAGGTGATCGTGTCGAACCGTCGTGCCCGGCACGACTACACGATCGTGGACACCTACGAGGCCGGGGTGGCGCTCGTGGGTACCGAGGTGAAGAGCCTGCGCGCGGGCAAGGCGTCGTTGGCCGACTCGTTTGCGACCGTGGACGACGGCGAGGTCTTCCTGCGGGGCCTGCACATCCCCGAGTACTCCCACGGCACGTGGACCAACCACGAACCCCGGAGGACTCGCAAACTGCTGCTGCACCGCAGGGAGATCGAAAAGCTCATCGGCAAGACCAAGGAGAGCGGATACAGCCTCATCCCCTTGTCCCTGTACTTCAAGGACGGCAAGGTCAAGGTCGAGTTGGCGTTGGGTAAGGGCCGCAAGGCCTACGACAAACGCCAGGCCATCGCCAAACGGGACGCACAGCGGGAGATGGCGCGCGCCATGGGTCGTGCAGCGAAGGGTAAGTATCGCCGTTGA
- a CDS encoding dienelactone hydrolase family protein, translated as MAPDITSSFTKVDDLRAYLSQPKDGGSGGMLLLPMITGIGAQLREFADDIARAGVTALSWDPWHGVSSDDTPRERLRELLRKLDDETCLSEMSRLLDHMTGELGLEKVGVIGWCMGGRFALLLAGRDQRVCNVVAYHPTVPIPPAPNHTLDTAEYAARITAPVMMLYPEQDSIVPWESFTRLQTALQSRSTGASIVHVYPGAEHGFSERSRHDNKVNADAYALSWPQVLQFIRTTTNSAS; from the coding sequence ATGGCACCCGATATCACCTCGTCTTTCACGAAAGTCGACGACCTACGCGCCTATCTGTCCCAGCCGAAGGACGGCGGATCCGGCGGCATGCTCCTGCTGCCGATGATCACGGGGATAGGCGCGCAGCTACGTGAGTTCGCCGACGACATCGCCCGGGCCGGTGTGACGGCTCTGAGCTGGGATCCGTGGCACGGGGTGAGCAGTGACGACACGCCTCGTGAACGACTGCGTGAGTTGCTCCGGAAGCTCGACGACGAGACCTGCCTTTCCGAGATGAGCCGCCTGCTCGACCACATGACAGGCGAGCTCGGACTGGAGAAGGTCGGCGTCATCGGATGGTGCATGGGCGGACGGTTCGCGCTGCTTTTGGCCGGACGCGACCAGCGGGTGTGCAATGTCGTCGCCTACCACCCGACCGTGCCGATCCCGCCCGCTCCGAACCACACCCTGGACACCGCCGAATACGCCGCGCGCATCACAGCGCCCGTGATGATGCTCTATCCGGAACAGGACTCGATCGTGCCGTGGGAGAGCTTCACCCGGCTGCAGACGGCGTTGCAGTCCAGGTCGACCGGAGCCAGCATCGTGCACGTCTATCCCGGCGCCGAGCACGGATTCTCCGAACGCAGCCGGCACGACAACAAGGTCAACGCCGACGCCTACGCCCTGTCGTGGCCGCAGGTGCTTCAGTTCATCCGTACCACGACGAACTCCGCCTCGTAG
- the ftsE gene encoding cell division ATP-binding protein FtsE, translating to MIRLDSVSKVYKTSSRPALENVSVEVDKGEFVFLIGPSGSGKSTFLRLLLREEVPSKGRVMVSNFDVAKLPRRKVPRLRQTIGCVFQDFRLLTNKTVAENVAFALEVIGKPKRTITKVVPEVLELVGLDGKADRMPHELSGGEQQRVAIARAFVNRPLVLLADEPTGNLDPDTSQDIMLLLERINRTGTTVLMATHDHSIVDSMRRRVVELDHGRVIRDDRRGVYGVGR from the coding sequence GTGATCCGGCTCGATAGTGTCTCCAAGGTCTACAAGACCTCCTCACGCCCCGCGCTCGAGAACGTCTCGGTCGAGGTGGACAAGGGAGAGTTCGTCTTCCTCATCGGCCCGTCGGGTTCTGGTAAGTCGACGTTCCTGCGGTTGTTGCTGCGCGAGGAAGTGCCCAGCAAGGGCCGGGTGATGGTGTCGAACTTCGACGTGGCCAAACTCCCCCGGCGTAAGGTCCCTCGGCTGCGGCAGACCATCGGGTGTGTGTTCCAGGACTTCCGGCTGCTGACCAACAAGACCGTCGCGGAGAACGTCGCCTTCGCCCTCGAGGTGATCGGCAAGCCGAAGCGAACCATCACCAAGGTTGTCCCCGAGGTGTTGGAATTGGTGGGCCTCGACGGTAAGGCCGATCGCATGCCGCACGAGCTTTCCGGTGGTGAGCAGCAGAGGGTGGCCATCGCGCGGGCCTTCGTCAACAGGCCACTGGTGCTGTTGGCCGATGAGCCCACCGGGAACCTGGACCCCGACACCAGTCAGGACATCATGCTGCTGTTGGAGCGCATCAACCGCACCGGGACGACGGTGCTCATGGCCACTCACGACCACTCGATCGTCGACTCGATGCGTCGTCGGGTCGTCGAACTCGATCACGGGCGCGTGATCCGAGACGACCGGCGTGGAGTGTACGGAGTCGGTCGCTGA
- the prfB gene encoding peptide chain release factor 2, translated as MSADFEAALKDLGGKLAQVEAVMDLDALRREVAELEEEAARPDLWNDPEVAQRVTSQLSHKQASLRKVSELRQRVDDLGVLHELAEAEGDKASLAEAEAELAQLTKDVNALEVRTLLSGEYDERNAVVTIRSEAGGVDAADWAEMLLRMYLRWAERHNYPTEIYDISYAEEAGIRSATFKISGPYLYGTLSVEQGTHRLVRISPFDNQNRRQTSFAHVEVLPEVEEIDHVEIPEKDIRVDVYRSSGPGGQSVNTTDSAVRITHLPTGIVVSCQNEKSQLQNKASAMKVLQAKLLQRKKEEERAELDALRDSGSSWGNQMRSYVLHPYQLVKDLRTDYEVGNPSAVLDGELDGFLEAGIRWRKQQAEAA; from the coding sequence GTGAGTGCCGACTTCGAAGCAGCCCTGAAAGATCTCGGCGGCAAGCTGGCCCAGGTCGAGGCCGTGATGGACCTGGACGCGCTCCGCAGGGAGGTCGCCGAGCTGGAGGAAGAAGCCGCGCGTCCCGACCTTTGGAACGATCCTGAGGTGGCGCAGCGGGTGACCAGCCAGCTCTCGCACAAACAGGCATCGCTACGCAAGGTGAGTGAACTGCGTCAGCGTGTCGATGACCTGGGGGTGTTGCACGAACTGGCTGAAGCCGAGGGCGACAAGGCGAGTCTTGCCGAGGCGGAGGCGGAGCTTGCGCAGCTGACCAAGGACGTCAACGCCCTCGAGGTGCGCACCCTGCTGTCCGGTGAGTACGACGAGCGCAACGCCGTCGTGACCATCCGGTCGGAAGCCGGTGGTGTGGACGCGGCCGACTGGGCCGAGATGCTGCTGCGCATGTATCTGCGGTGGGCGGAACGGCATAACTACCCGACCGAGATCTACGACATCTCCTACGCCGAGGAAGCGGGCATCAGGTCGGCGACTTTCAAGATCAGCGGTCCCTATCTCTACGGCACGCTTTCCGTCGAACAAGGCACCCACCGCCTGGTGCGCATCTCGCCGTTCGACAACCAGAACCGGCGTCAGACGTCCTTCGCTCACGTCGAGGTGCTCCCCGAGGTCGAGGAGATCGACCACGTCGAGATCCCGGAGAAGGACATCCGGGTGGACGTCTACCGTTCGTCGGGGCCCGGTGGGCAGAGCGTGAACACCACCGACTCCGCCGTGCGGATCACCCACCTGCCCACGGGCATCGTGGTGTCCTGCCAGAACGAGAAGTCACAGCTGCAGAACAAGGCGTCGGCGATGAAGGTGCTGCAGGCGAAGCTGTTGCAGCGCAAGAAGGAGGAGGAACGCGCGGAGCTGGATGCCCTGCGTGACAGCGGGTCGAGCTGGGGTAACCAGATGCGTTCCTATGTCCTGCACCCGTATCAGCTGGTCAAGGACCTGCGCACCGACTACGAGGTGGGTAACCCGTCGGCCGTTCTCGACGGTGAGCTGGACGGTTTTCTCGAGGCCGGCATCCGGTGGCGTAAGCAGCAAGCCGAGGCCGCCTGA
- a CDS encoding glutamate ABC transporter substrate-binding protein: protein MRRLRCLVNVVVVSALLAACSATEAAPDSIVTRASDTGSLTIGIGVDQPGLAERTMDGNVVGFDADVARFVAAELGVPEGNITWKETLASEREKALASGEVDLVVAAYSVTERRQREVSFAGPYLEVGQDLLIHRNSTHLTDPAALAGHTVCSPTGSTSAAHVRKRFGDAVRLVEYPRVSECVTALLAQRVDAVATDDAILAGYVAENPELLRLAGHRWAVENYGIGLPKNDRDGQAAVNDAIRTMIDSGSWRASLERHLAPSGIEVYDPPEVGKL from the coding sequence ATGCGACGGCTGAGATGCCTGGTCAACGTGGTTGTGGTGAGCGCTCTGCTCGCCGCGTGCTCGGCCACGGAGGCCGCGCCCGACTCCATTGTCACCCGAGCTAGTGACACCGGATCACTGACGATCGGTATCGGAGTCGACCAACCGGGACTGGCCGAACGCACGATGGACGGGAACGTCGTCGGGTTCGACGCCGACGTCGCACGGTTCGTCGCGGCCGAACTCGGCGTGCCCGAGGGGAACATCACGTGGAAGGAGACCCTGGCCTCCGAACGTGAGAAGGCACTGGCCTCCGGTGAGGTCGACCTGGTGGTGGCCGCCTACTCCGTGACCGAACGGCGACAGCGCGAGGTGTCGTTCGCGGGACCGTATCTCGAGGTCGGGCAGGACCTGCTCATACACCGCAACTCCACTCACCTCACCGACCCGGCGGCGTTGGCCGGACACACGGTGTGTTCACCCACGGGTTCGACGTCGGCGGCACACGTCAGGAAGCGGTTCGGGGACGCGGTGAGGTTGGTGGAGTATCCCCGCGTGTCCGAATGCGTCACCGCGCTGCTCGCGCAACGGGTCGACGCAGTGGCCACCGACGACGCGATCCTCGCCGGATACGTCGCCGAGAACCCCGAACTGTTGCGGCTCGCCGGACACCGGTGGGCTGTCGAGAATTACGGCATCGGACTGCCGAAGAACGACCGCGACGGGCAGGCCGCCGTCAACGACGCCATCCGAACGATGATCGACTCCGGTTCGTGGAGGGCGTCGCTGGAACGACACCTGGCCCCGTCCGGGATCGAGGTGTACGACCCGCCGGAGGTCGGCAAGCTGTGA
- the hrpB gene encoding ATP-dependent helicase HrpB, producing the protein MSGLDTLVLPDLPVRAVLDDVTTALRARGTAVLVAPPGTGKTTLVPLALARETEGTVVVAEPRRLAARAAAARMAALLGEPVGETVGYSIRGDRRVSDRTRVEVVTSGLLVRRLQHDPELHRTSVVLLDECHERHLDADLLLALLLDARAGLRDDLRLLATSATVASERLAALLGDAPVITAHAAVHPVDVVHRPPDRGERIEACVARTVRTALSEREGNILVFLPGVAEIARVAALLDGVDADVVSLHGRLSPQRQDAALRPGPRRRVVLATAVAESSLTVPGVRVVVDSGLARVPRVDHRRGLPGLTTVRVSRAVADQRAGRAGREAPGTVYRCWPHSEHASLPAYPEPEIRTAELSRLALELACWSTPDGSGLAWWDPPPEGALTAGRNLLRTLGAVDDAGRPTDRGLRMAALGLHPRLARALLDGAAELGARPAAEVVAVLDAGATHTDLDTELSRLRRADDTAAQRWRREVDRLTALVSRDRDGKAAQDTTVEDGEAESGHPPPDSATVVALAYPERLARRRRSTASPVYLLANGTAVETPPGSGLGDSEWLAVAEATREPGRAHGVVRLAATADEELAVRAGAALLSERDEIAWLDGDVVSRRVRRLGAITLTERPIPDPDPAAVRQAVVAGLRQEGLRLLPWPTEATRLRQRLAFLHRHVGAPWPDVSDEALVSHPDAWLAPELGRIRRRSDFADIDTAAALRRLLPWPEASRFDELAPDRLEVPSGSRVRVDYSGDEPVLAVKLQETFGWRTTPRISDGRVPVVLHLLSPAGRPAAVTSDLESFWRTGYAAVRAELRGRYPKHPWPSDPLTAEPTKGTNRRR; encoded by the coding sequence GTGAGCGGGCTGGACACTCTGGTGTTGCCCGACCTTCCGGTGCGCGCCGTACTCGACGACGTGACCACCGCGCTACGGGCACGGGGCACCGCCGTTTTAGTGGCACCCCCGGGTACGGGGAAGACGACTCTCGTCCCACTCGCCCTGGCCCGCGAAACCGAGGGCACCGTCGTGGTCGCCGAGCCTCGCAGACTCGCCGCGCGGGCGGCCGCCGCGCGCATGGCGGCGCTGCTGGGCGAACCGGTCGGCGAAACCGTCGGCTACTCGATACGAGGCGACCGCAGGGTCTCGGACCGCACCCGGGTGGAGGTCGTCACCTCGGGACTGCTCGTACGACGCCTGCAGCACGATCCCGAACTGCACCGCACCTCGGTGGTGCTGCTCGACGAATGCCACGAACGCCATCTCGACGCCGACCTCCTACTGGCCCTGCTGCTCGACGCCAGAGCGGGGCTGCGGGACGATCTACGGCTGCTCGCCACGTCGGCCACCGTGGCTTCCGAGCGGCTGGCCGCACTGCTCGGCGACGCACCGGTCATCACGGCGCACGCCGCAGTGCATCCCGTCGACGTCGTGCACCGGCCACCCGACCGGGGCGAGCGCATCGAGGCGTGCGTCGCGAGGACCGTCCGAACGGCACTGTCCGAGCGTGAGGGGAACATCCTCGTCTTCCTGCCCGGCGTCGCCGAGATCGCCCGTGTGGCCGCGTTACTCGACGGAGTCGACGCCGACGTCGTGTCCCTGCACGGTCGACTGTCCCCACAACGTCAGGACGCCGCGCTGAGACCGGGGCCACGGCGACGGGTCGTGTTGGCCACGGCGGTGGCCGAGTCGAGTCTGACGGTGCCCGGCGTGCGCGTGGTGGTGGACTCCGGGCTGGCCCGGGTGCCCAGGGTGGATCATCGCCGTGGCCTGCCGGGACTGACCACCGTGCGAGTGTCGCGGGCCGTGGCTGATCAGCGTGCGGGCCGGGCGGGACGGGAGGCCCCCGGCACCGTCTACCGGTGCTGGCCGCACTCCGAACACGCGAGTCTGCCCGCCTACCCCGAACCGGAGATCCGCACCGCCGAACTCTCCCGACTGGCATTGGAATTGGCATGTTGGTCCACTCCGGACGGTTCGGGACTGGCCTGGTGGGATCCACCGCCCGAGGGGGCGTTGACCGCGGGTCGGAATCTGCTGCGCACGTTGGGGGCCGTGGACGATGCCGGACGTCCGACCGACCGCGGTCTGAGGATGGCGGCCCTGGGCCTGCACCCTCGGCTGGCTCGCGCGCTGCTCGACGGGGCGGCCGAGCTCGGCGCGCGCCCGGCCGCCGAAGTGGTGGCGGTTCTCGACGCCGGAGCGACCCACACCGATCTCGACACCGAGCTGTCCCGCCTGCGTAGAGCGGACGACACGGCCGCGCAGCGGTGGCGGCGGGAGGTCGACAGGCTCACGGCGCTCGTGTCCCGCGACCGGGACGGCAAGGCCGCCCAGGACACCACCGTCGAGGACGGCGAAGCCGAAAGCGGACACCCCCCACCGGACTCCGCCACCGTGGTGGCCCTGGCCTATCCCGAACGACTCGCACGCCGTCGACGAAGCACCGCTTCACCGGTGTATCTGTTGGCCAACGGTACGGCGGTGGAGACTCCGCCCGGCAGCGGACTCGGCGACAGCGAGTGGCTGGCGGTGGCCGAGGCGACCCGGGAACCGGGGCGGGCACACGGCGTCGTCCGGCTCGCCGCGACAGCGGACGAGGAACTGGCGGTGCGTGCCGGCGCTGCGCTGCTGAGCGAGCGCGACGAGATCGCGTGGCTCGACGGCGACGTCGTCTCCCGACGCGTACGGCGACTGGGCGCCATCACACTGACCGAACGTCCGATACCGGACCCCGATCCGGCCGCCGTCCGCCAAGCCGTGGTGGCCGGGTTACGGCAGGAAGGACTGCGCCTGCTGCCCTGGCCCACCGAAGCGACGCGGCTGCGGCAACGCCTGGCGTTCCTGCACCGGCACGTGGGTGCCCCGTGGCCCGACGTCTCCGACGAGGCCCTCGTGTCTCATCCGGACGCATGGCTGGCCCCGGAGTTGGGGCGTATACGCCGTCGCTCCGACTTCGCGGACATCGACACGGCCGCCGCGTTGCGCAGACTGTTGCCCTGGCCTGAGGCCTCCCGGTTCGACGAACTCGCCCCCGACCGGCTGGAGGTCCCGTCGGGCTCCCGGGTACGCGTGGACTACTCCGGCGACGAACCGGTGCTCGCGGTGAAGTTGCAGGAGACGTTCGGTTGGCGGACCACGCCGCGCATCTCAGACGGCAGGGTACCCGTGGTGTTGCACCTGTTGTCGCCGGCGGGCAGGCCCGCAGCGGTGACGTCGGATCTGGAATCGTTCTGGCGCACCGGCTATGCGGCGGTGCGCGCCGAACTCCGCGGCCGGTATCCGAAACACCCCTGGCCCTCCGACCCCCTCACGGCCGAACCGACGAAGGGCACCAACCGACGCCGCTGA
- a CDS encoding DUF2267 domain-containing protein, whose translation MDHDHFIGQVQARAQLPSRGDAEGLTRATLETLGERIPEQVAIHLADQLPLEIGEHLRRTVTMGGVGTGERFGMDEFVRRVSDRGHLAEPNAVYGARVVFEVTGEATQGVLDKVRDTLPAELRPLIDAGSKGEMRT comes from the coding sequence ATGGACCACGATCACTTCATCGGTCAGGTACAGGCACGCGCGCAACTGCCCAGCCGCGGCGATGCGGAAGGCCTCACCCGCGCCACGCTCGAAACACTGGGTGAGCGTATTCCGGAGCAAGTGGCCATACACCTCGCGGACCAGCTCCCCCTGGAGATCGGCGAGCACCTCCGTAGGACCGTCACGATGGGTGGCGTCGGCACGGGGGAACGGTTCGGCATGGACGAGTTCGTGCGCAGGGTGTCCGATCGCGGGCATCTGGCCGAACCCAACGCGGTGTACGGGGCTCGCGTGGTGTTCGAAGTGACCGGCGAGGCGACCCAGGGCGTCCTCGACAAGGTCCGCGACACGCTCCCGGCCGAACTGCGTCCGCTCATCGACGCCGGGAGCAAGGGCGAGATGCGAACCTGA
- the ftsX gene encoding permease-like cell division protein FtsX produces MRASFVFSEVITGLRRNVTMTIAMILTTAISLGMFGGGLLFVRTIDKMQANFLDDVEVTVYLDDEVSSTDSSCSSQTCAALRQSLETNPAVESVVYENREQAYKRFQDIFEGQPDLLELARPESLPASLHVKLFNPERSDVIVQEYSGKEGVDHVNDQNKFLERFLEVLNAGRNGTFIVALIAALAAVLLIANTIQVSAFTRRTEVGIMRLVGATRWYTQLPFLLEAVVAGVLGAIVGTAGLVVLKYTVLDSILERTGEVVPKIELLEIFFPVAPILLGVSVLISAITGYVTLRLYVRH; encoded by the coding sequence ATGCGTGCCAGCTTCGTCTTCAGCGAGGTCATCACCGGCTTGCGCCGGAACGTCACGATGACCATCGCGATGATCCTCACCACCGCGATCTCGCTCGGAATGTTCGGCGGCGGCCTGCTGTTCGTCCGCACCATCGACAAGATGCAGGCGAACTTCCTCGACGACGTCGAGGTCACGGTCTATCTCGACGACGAGGTGAGTTCGACCGACTCGTCGTGTTCATCGCAGACCTGTGCCGCGTTGCGGCAGTCGTTGGAGACCAACCCGGCGGTCGAGTCGGTGGTCTACGAGAACCGGGAGCAGGCCTACAAGCGGTTCCAGGACATCTTCGAAGGACAGCCCGACCTGCTGGAACTCGCGCGCCCGGAGTCCTTGCCCGCGTCGTTGCACGTGAAGTTGTTCAACCCCGAGCGCAGCGACGTGATCGTGCAGGAATATTCGGGCAAGGAAGGCGTTGACCATGTCAACGACCAGAACAAGTTCCTGGAACGGTTCCTGGAAGTGCTCAACGCCGGACGCAACGGCACGTTCATCGTGGCGTTGATCGCCGCACTCGCCGCCGTGCTGTTGATCGCGAACACGATCCAGGTTTCAGCGTTCACCCGCCGTACCGAGGTCGGGATCATGCGTTTGGTCGGCGCCACCCGCTGGTACACGCAGCTGCCGTTCCTCCTGGAGGCCGTGGTCGCCGGTGTGCTGGGTGCGATCGTCGGTACCGCCGGGCTGGTCGTACTGAAGTACACGGTGCTCGATTCGATCCTGGAACGGACCGGCGAAGTGGTCCCCAAGATCGAGTTGTTGGAGATCTTCTTCCCGGTCGCGCCCATCCTGCTCGGTGTGTCGGTACTGATCTCGGCCATCACCGGGTACGTGACACTGCGTTTGTACGTGCGGCATTAA
- a CDS encoding amidohydrolase family protein encodes MSRPAGDESPGPRSDDEVAVWARRLGLDGLVDLHVHFLPERVLRKVWAYFDDAETHYGLRWPVRYRLSESERVAVLRKLGVRAFAPLVYPHKPDMAAWLNQWMREFVAEVPEAVLTATLYPEPSVDAYVAEALTAGARCFKAHVQVGAYDPRDEVLHRAWGLLAEAQVPVVIHCGHGPLRGEYTGVGVFEQVLRRHPRLVAVLAHAGMPEYDEAIALVERYPNVYLDTTMVGVPFTEGFMPTPPDWPSRLAGIADRVVLGTDFPNIPYPYAAQLQAVARWAEADQGLGDPFLRAVLQDTPSRLLRLVPEATGVGG; translated from the coding sequence TTGAGCAGGCCAGCCGGTGACGAAAGCCCCGGACCGCGCTCTGACGACGAAGTCGCGGTCTGGGCGCGCCGTCTCGGTTTGGACGGGCTGGTGGATCTCCACGTGCATTTCCTGCCCGAACGCGTCCTGCGCAAGGTGTGGGCGTATTTCGACGACGCCGAGACGCATTACGGTTTGCGCTGGCCGGTGCGCTACCGGTTGTCCGAGTCCGAACGGGTCGCGGTGCTACGGAAACTGGGGGTGCGAGCCTTCGCCCCGCTGGTGTATCCGCACAAACCGGATATGGCCGCGTGGCTGAACCAGTGGATGCGGGAGTTCGTCGCCGAGGTGCCGGAGGCGGTGCTGACGGCGACGTTGTATCCGGAGCCGTCCGTCGATGCCTACGTGGCCGAAGCGCTGACCGCGGGGGCGCGGTGCTTCAAAGCCCACGTGCAGGTGGGTGCGTACGACCCGCGCGACGAGGTGCTCCACCGAGCGTGGGGATTGCTCGCCGAGGCGCAGGTCCCCGTCGTCATTCACTGCGGGCACGGGCCGTTACGGGGGGAGTACACCGGTGTCGGTGTTTTCGAACAGGTGCTGCGACGGCACCCGCGGCTCGTGGCCGTGCTCGCTCACGCGGGCATGCCGGAGTACGACGAGGCGATAGCGCTGGTCGAGCGGTACCCCAATGTCTACCTGGACACCACGATGGTCGGGGTTCCGTTCACGGAAGGGTTCATGCCGACCCCGCCGGATTGGCCCAGCCGTCTTGCCGGGATCGCCGACCGCGTGGTGCTCGGTACCGACTTCCCGAACATCCCCTACCCCTACGCCGCCCAGCTCCAGGCCGTGGCCCGTTGGGCCGAGGCCGACCAGGGGTTGGGCGACCCCTTCCTGCGCGCGGTGCTGCAGGACACACCGTCCCGGTTACTGAGGTTGGTGCCGGAAGCGACCGGCGTGGGCGGATGA